One part of the Cystobacter ferrugineus genome encodes these proteins:
- a CDS encoding chemotaxis protein CheW, whose product MAPDRAIAAQARPEQEFFCFRVADLRLAVPSENVLEVIRTGLLTPLPRTPSFLMGVTGHRGEVIPVMDLLRFLGKGEARVGPRTRLFIGTSGNYRVGVVADAVLGLRRIPVADILPPPLGGDAAVEHLLGVAEGLVPNESVALLHFSKLLQSARQRAVLR is encoded by the coding sequence ATGGCTCCCGACCGGGCCATCGCGGCTCAAGCCCGGCCCGAACAGGAATTCTTCTGTTTCCGGGTGGCTGATCTCCGCCTCGCCGTTCCCAGTGAGAACGTGCTCGAGGTCATCCGTACCGGACTGCTCACCCCCTTGCCCCGGACTCCCTCCTTCCTCATGGGCGTCACGGGCCATCGCGGCGAGGTCATCCCCGTGATGGATCTGCTGCGCTTCCTCGGCAAGGGCGAGGCCCGGGTCGGACCGAGGACCCGGCTGTTCATCGGCACCAGCGGCAACTACCGGGTGGGTGTGGTGGCCGACGCGGTGCTCGGACTGCGGCGCATCCCCGTGGCCGACATCCTGCCGCCTCCCCTCGGAGGAGACGCCGCTGTCGAGCACCTGCTCGGCGTGGCCGAGGGCCTGGTGCCCAACGAGAGCGTCGCCCTGCTCCACTTCTCCAAGCTGCTGCAGAGCGCGAGGCAGCGCGCGGTGCTGCGATGA
- a CDS encoding Frizzy aggregation protein FrzB produces MISDVFAPAVEEVDILFFEVGDIVYGTDASQVLRIERALAEDLSLPELGPLKRGHRALVFDAPEGEGHLKVDAIRGVRPVPIQHLRRLPPVVGAAPYAVGVFLDEARPVMLIDLLETLMFKEGTEGNVAR; encoded by the coding sequence ATGATCTCCGACGTCTTCGCTCCCGCAGTGGAAGAGGTGGACATCCTCTTCTTCGAGGTGGGCGATATCGTCTACGGCACGGACGCCTCGCAGGTGCTGCGCATCGAGCGCGCGCTCGCGGAGGATCTCTCCCTGCCGGAGCTCGGTCCCCTGAAGCGCGGCCATCGCGCGCTCGTGTTCGACGCACCCGAGGGGGAGGGCCACCTCAAGGTGGATGCCATCCGCGGGGTGCGTCCCGTCCCCATCCAGCACCTGCGCCGGCTGCCCCCGGTGGTTGGCGCGGCGCCGTACGCAGTGGGGGTTTTCCTCGATGAGGCGCGTCCCGTGATGCTCATCGATCTTCTCGAAACCTTGATGTTCAAGGAAGGCACTGAAGGCAATGTCGCTCGCTGA
- a CDS encoding methyl-accepting chemotaxis protein, whose amino-acid sequence MSLADSKNDFSATDGASRSKKAGSLKPITDTVIAVLAGNLEARVHKNALDEDAADLANLFNQLLERFAVSEHRKQVAAQEIDQAVDALIALGRDGDLARWNTTTEDAQLAPLLEGFGKVIETLRTFVREINEAALRLSSSSNQVLSASTQHETSSTEQAAAIHETTATMEELKHASAQIAENAGSVARVAEETLGAARAGRGAIGEFIQAMQQIRSDGVAVADSIAKLSKRVERIGTVVEVIDEIADRSDLLALNAALEGSRAGEAGKGFSIVAAEMRRLAENVMESTKEIKNLITEIREATAAAGTAAEASKEATESGEKLGAVAAQAVEGILAGVQETSDAARVINLATQQQRTATEQVVASMAEIEDVTRQTTSASKQATGAAAELNQLAGRLAELIKRFKAD is encoded by the coding sequence ATGTCGCTCGCTGATTCGAAGAACGATTTTTCCGCCACGGACGGGGCCTCCCGCTCGAAGAAGGCGGGCTCCCTCAAGCCCATCACCGACACGGTGATCGCCGTCCTCGCGGGCAACCTCGAGGCGCGCGTGCACAAGAACGCGCTGGACGAGGATGCCGCCGACCTGGCCAACCTCTTCAACCAACTCCTGGAGCGCTTCGCCGTCTCCGAGCACCGCAAGCAGGTGGCGGCGCAGGAGATCGATCAGGCCGTCGACGCGCTCATCGCGCTGGGCCGCGATGGTGACCTCGCCCGGTGGAACACCACCACCGAGGACGCCCAGCTCGCGCCCCTGCTCGAGGGCTTCGGCAAGGTGATCGAGACGCTGCGCACCTTCGTGCGGGAGATCAACGAGGCGGCGCTGCGCCTGTCCTCGTCCTCCAACCAGGTGCTCTCCGCCTCCACCCAGCACGAGACGTCCTCCACCGAGCAGGCCGCCGCCATCCACGAGACCACGGCGACGATGGAAGAGCTCAAGCACGCCTCGGCGCAGATCGCCGAGAACGCCGGCAGCGTGGCGCGCGTGGCCGAGGAGACCCTGGGCGCGGCTCGCGCGGGCCGGGGCGCCATCGGCGAGTTCATCCAGGCCATGCAGCAGATCCGCAGCGACGGCGTCGCCGTGGCCGACTCCATCGCCAAGCTGTCCAAGCGCGTGGAGCGCATCGGCACCGTGGTCGAGGTGATCGACGAGATCGCCGACCGCTCGGACCTGCTCGCGCTCAACGCCGCGCTCGAGGGCAGCCGCGCCGGTGAGGCGGGCAAGGGCTTCTCCATCGTGGCCGCCGAAATGCGCCGCCTCGCCGAGAACGTCATGGAGTCCACCAAGGAGATCAAGAACCTCATCACCGAGATCCGCGAGGCCACGGCCGCCGCGGGCACCGCGGCCGAGGCCTCCAAGGAAGCCACCGAGTCGGGTGAGAAGCTCGGCGCCGTGGCGGCGCAGGCCGTCGAGGGCATCCTCGCGGGCGTGCAGGAGACGAGCGACGCGGCGCGCGTCATCAACCTCGCCACCCAGCAGCAGCGCACCGCCACCGAGCAGGTGGTGGCCTCCATGGCGGAGATCGAGGACGTGACGCGCCAGACCACCTCGGCCTCCAAGCAGGCCACGGGTGCCGCCGCCGAGCTCAACCAGCTCGCCGGACGGTTGGCGGAACTCATCAAGCGCTTCAAGGCCGACTGA